The Rhodobacter sp. genome segment CCAGCCGTGACCTGGCGGCCCGGGCGCTGGCCGGTCGCGGCGGGCGCTGGGCGGCGATCGCGCCTTTGGGTTCGGGGTTCGACGATCTACCGGGGGATGTCCGCGCGTTGGACGACGATCTGCTGGCGCGCGCCGACGGGTTCCTGTTTCTGGGGTCCCAGGGTTGGGACGACGCGAAACAGGCCGCGCTGGTCGCGGCGCTGAGGGCCCGGCCGCGCCCCGTGATCTGCGCCAATCCCGATATCGTCGCCCCCCGCGAGGGCGGCTTCACCTGGGAGCCGGGGCACTACGCCTTTGCCCTGCCGGTGCCGGTAGAGTTCCACGGCAAGCCCTTTGGCGGCGCCTTCGCGGCCGCGCTCGCGGCGCTGGACCTGCCGGCGAACCGCGTCGCAATGGTGGGCGACACGCTGCACACCGATGTTCTGGGCGGCCGCGCGGCGGGGTGTTTCACGGTGCTGGTCACGGGGCACGGGTTCTTTGCCGGGCAAGACCCGCAGCCCTATATCGACGCGACCGG includes the following:
- a CDS encoding HAD hydrolase-like protein codes for the protein MQPNARWAFARYRAIAHHLPRVERGFAPFSYRLPDLTGVIARHDGFILDAFGVLNIGEGVLPQAIERVQQMRAAGKRVVVLTNGAAVPRSRALEKYRAWGFDFGDTEVIASRDLAARALAGRGGRWAAIAPLGSGFDDLPGDVRALDDDLLARADGFLFLGSQGWDDAKQAALVAALRARPRPVICANPDIVAPREGGFTWEPGHYAFALPVPVEFHGKPFGGAFAAALAALDLPANRVAMVGDTLHTDVLGGRAAGCFTVLVTGHGFFAGQDPQPYIDATGLVPDFLADET